ATCTTGATAGGTACCTCACGTACCCTGAAACCGGCATTGATAGCATCATCTATCAACTCGAGCTCGATCATATTGTCGCCCTTTGTGAACCTGAAAATCTCGAGCGTCTTCGAAGAATATGCACGGAATCCACTGGACATGAAAAACTGACCCTTGCCCCGGGATCCAAAATCCTCAAACGTAGTACCAAAACCAGTGACCGATGAAGTAACATAAGCACCGTTCACAACATCTGCATCCCCGGAAAGCACAGGATCCAATACTGCAGGTATGTCGTCAGGATTATGAAAACCATTAGCATAGAGAGTTACAAGTACAGATGGGTTTATTTTTCTGGCTTCTTCAAAAGCTGTTTGCAAGGCAGCGGCCTTTCCCAGGTTATCCCCGTGCTGGATCACTTTTACACCCATATTCCTGGCAATATAGGCTGTCGCATCACTGCTCCCATCATCAACAAGAATTATCTGATCCACATAGAGCTTCGTTCTCTTAATGATGTGCTTGATATTAACCTCTTCATTATATGCAGGAATGACGGCTACAACATTCATTGCCACACCTCGCCCCTGTTTTTAATAGAAATAATAAAGTTGCACATCACCCACAACCTCCCAGATGAATATTTCTAAATAATGTTATATAAATGCGTACGTCAACAGAATCATCTAATTGGAACAATTACAAAAAGACATAATTTTATACCAACCCCCACATAACAATCCACCATGGGACGAGAATTTTCAGACATGGATAAGAAGGTCTTCAACAAGCTTGCACCAGAGAACGGCGGGACACATATGTCCGAGATGGGACACCCATATCCATTCATACTTAGACCGATATCCCACAAGATCGCAGAGGATGCGGATGACTTCAGGGAGAGGCTTGAGAGACTTGACAGTGAGGAAGCGGAATACCTTGCAGGGCTTGCAATGGAAGGGAAGGAAGACATCCGGTCCCTTGATGAGGATGATGTGGATTCCTTTTTTGATATGGTAAGAGAGAAGGTCTCCGAGGAGCGGGAAAAGGAGCTTCGGATCAAGCTGGGGATATTATGAAGGAACTGCTCTTCGGAACGGCAGGAACCCCCCTCAGTGCTAAGAAGAGAGGGAGCGTCGAAGGGATCCAGCGCATCCGTGAGCTTGGTCTGGGATGCATGGAGCTGGAATTCGTACGCGGGGTGCGTATGAAGGAAGGCATGGCTGAGAGGGTCAGGGCTACAGCTGAAGAAGAGGGCGTGGCACTCAGCGTGCACGCACCGTATTACATTAATCTCAATTCCGCAGAGGATGAGAAGATCGATGCCAGCATCGAGCGCATCTACCAGTCGGCCCGAATCGGGGCACTCTGCGGTGCATCATCCATTGTGTTCCATCCTGCCTACTACCACAAGCAGGACAGTGAAGTAGTGATGGAAAGGGTCAACGTGCTGCTTGGCAAGTTAGCATCAAGGCTTGAGGACGAGGGCATCGATGCGGTGCTTCGCCCGGAGACCACCGGCAAACCTACGCAGTTCGGCAGTCTGGAGGAGACCCTGATGATGGCGGAAGCCATCGAGGGGGTCATGCCCTGTATCGATTTTTCGCATCTGCACGCAAGAAGCAGCGGAGAGTTCAACACACTTGAGGAATTCCGGGACGTGCTCGGGAAGGTGGAAGAATACCTGGGCAAAGAAGGGCTTGAGGACATGCACTGCCACGTTTCCGGCATAGAGTACGGAGAGAAGGGGGAGAAGAACCACCTGGTACTCCGGGAGTCGGATTACAATTATACTGACCTTATGGCAGCGTTTCGGGAATTTGGGGTGAAAGGACTTGTGATATGCGAGAGTCCGAATCTGGAAGAGGATGCG
This genomic stretch from Methanococcoides sp. LMO-2 harbors:
- a CDS encoding TIM barrel protein, which encodes MKELLFGTAGTPLSAKKRGSVEGIQRIRELGLGCMELEFVRGVRMKEGMAERVRATAEEEGVALSVHAPYYINLNSAEDEKIDASIERIYQSARIGALCGASSIVFHPAYYHKQDSEVVMERVNVLLGKLASRLEDEGIDAVLRPETTGKPTQFGSLEETLMMAEAIEGVMPCIDFSHLHARSSGEFNTLEEFRDVLGKVEEYLGKEGLEDMHCHVSGIEYGEKGEKNHLVLRESDYNYTDLMAAFREFGVKGLVICESPNLEEDALLLQDTFRNTDF